The following are from one region of the Populus trichocarpa isolate Nisqually-1 chromosome 8, P.trichocarpa_v4.1, whole genome shotgun sequence genome:
- the LOC7467481 gene encoding vacuole membrane protein KMS1 isoform X2, giving the protein MVMGSGKRARASSSQNMNMSISGIRERHQQELENLTLTAQPFKTLKFFALAMVQYCKRSVFYLLAKGGWLMLLSTVVAAVGVVLVTIDSPHEKHVEELSHYLRFGLWWIALGVASSIGLGSGLHTFVMYLGPHIALFTIKAMQCGRVDLKSAPYDTIQLKRGPSWLDRDCHEYGDPVFPLSHGLRVPLSSILPQVQVEAILWGVGTALGELPPYFISRAGSNLDAMEELDASSDGDSGIVAARLKAIKHWLLNHSQHLNFFTILVLASVPNPLFDLAGIMCGQFGVPFWKFFLATLIGKAIVKTHIQTVFIISVCNNQLLNWIENELIWVLGLVPGFDSALPDLTAKLHAMKEKYMAPAPPASADIKVKKWDFSFTGIWNTVVWLMLLNFFFKIVNATAQMYLKKQQEKELAALTNRASASTHSD; this is encoded by the exons ATGGTAATGGGGTCTGGCAAAAGAGCAAGAGCCTCTTCTTCTCAAAACATGAACATGTCAATCTCAG GTATTCGTGAAAGACATCAGCAGGAACTAGAGAATTTGACCCTGACCGCACAACCCTTCAAAACATTGAAGTTTTTTGCTCTGGCTATGGTTCAATATTGTAAGAGATCGGTATTCTACCTCCTGGCTAAAGGAGGTTGGCTAATGCTATTAAGTACAGTGGTGGCAGCTGTTGGAGTTGTGCTTGTGACCATTGACAGTCCTCATGAAAAG CATGTTGAAGAACTTTCTCATTATCTGCGATTTGGATTGTGGTGGATTGCCCTTGGCGTTGCATCATCGATCGGTCTTG gATCTGGTTTGCATACTTTTGTTATGTATTTGGGTCCTCACATTGCCTTGTTCACGATTAAGGCAATGCAATGTGGCCGAGTTGATTTAAAAAGTGCTCCTTATGATACAATACAACTGAAAAGAGGTCCTTCGTGGCTTGACAGAGATTGCCATGAGTATGGGGACCCAGTGTTTCCATTATCACATGGATTGCGGGTTCCCCTTAGCAGCATATTGCCCCAGGTACAGGTAGAGGCTATTTTGTGGGGTGTTGGGACTGCACTTGGGGAGCTTCCTCCTTATTTTATCTCAAGAGCAG GTAGCAACTTGGATGCCATGGAAGAATTGGATGCTTCTTCGGATGGAGATAGTGGAATCGTAGCTGCTCGCCTTAAAGCAATCAAACATTGGCTTCTGAACCACTCTCAACATTTGAACTTCTTCACAATCTTAGTGCTTGCTTCG GTGCCAAATCCTCTATTTGACCTTGCTGGCATTATGTGTGGACAATTTGGGGTTCCATTTTGGAAGTTTTTTCTGGCGACACTGATTGGAAAAGCGATTGTTAAAACTCACATACAG ACGGTGTTCATTATTTCTGTTTGCAACAATCAACTTCTTAACTGGATAGAGAATGAGTTGATCTGGGTACTCGGCCTTGTACCAGGTTTCGATTCTGCATTGCCTGACCTCACAGCAAAACTCCAtgcaatgaaagaaaaatatatggcACCTGCACCTCCTGCATCCGCAGATATAAAG GTCAAAAAATGGGATTTCTCGTTTACTGGAATCTGGAACACTGTTGTATGGCTCATGCTCTTGAACTTCTTTTTTAAGATTGTGAATGCAACTGCTCAGATGTATCTGAAAAAACAGCAGGAAAAGGAGCTAGCTGCATTGACAAATAGGGCATCAGCTTCGACGCATTCAGATTAG
- the LOC7467481 gene encoding vacuole membrane protein KMS1 isoform X1, whose protein sequence is MVMGSGKRARASSSQNMNMSISGIRERHQQELENLTLTAQPFKTLKFFALAMVQYCKRSVFYLLAKGGWLMLLSTVVAAVGVVLVTIDSPHEKHVEELSHYLRFGLWWIALGVASSIGLGSGLHTFVMYLGPHIALFTIKAMQCGRVDLKSAPYDTIQLKRGPSWLDRDCHEYGDPVFPLSHGLRVPLSSILPQVQVEAILWGVGTALGELPPYFISRAARMSGSNLDAMEELDASSDGDSGIVAARLKAIKHWLLNHSQHLNFFTILVLASVPNPLFDLAGIMCGQFGVPFWKFFLATLIGKAIVKTHIQTVFIISVCNNQLLNWIENELIWVLGLVPGFDSALPDLTAKLHAMKEKYMAPAPPASADIKVKKWDFSFTGIWNTVVWLMLLNFFFKIVNATAQMYLKKQQEKELAALTNRASASTHSD, encoded by the exons ATGGTAATGGGGTCTGGCAAAAGAGCAAGAGCCTCTTCTTCTCAAAACATGAACATGTCAATCTCAG GTATTCGTGAAAGACATCAGCAGGAACTAGAGAATTTGACCCTGACCGCACAACCCTTCAAAACATTGAAGTTTTTTGCTCTGGCTATGGTTCAATATTGTAAGAGATCGGTATTCTACCTCCTGGCTAAAGGAGGTTGGCTAATGCTATTAAGTACAGTGGTGGCAGCTGTTGGAGTTGTGCTTGTGACCATTGACAGTCCTCATGAAAAG CATGTTGAAGAACTTTCTCATTATCTGCGATTTGGATTGTGGTGGATTGCCCTTGGCGTTGCATCATCGATCGGTCTTG gATCTGGTTTGCATACTTTTGTTATGTATTTGGGTCCTCACATTGCCTTGTTCACGATTAAGGCAATGCAATGTGGCCGAGTTGATTTAAAAAGTGCTCCTTATGATACAATACAACTGAAAAGAGGTCCTTCGTGGCTTGACAGAGATTGCCATGAGTATGGGGACCCAGTGTTTCCATTATCACATGGATTGCGGGTTCCCCTTAGCAGCATATTGCCCCAGGTACAGGTAGAGGCTATTTTGTGGGGTGTTGGGACTGCACTTGGGGAGCTTCCTCCTTATTTTATCTCAAGAGCAG CACGTATGTCAGGTAGCAACTTGGATGCCATGGAAGAATTGGATGCTTCTTCGGATGGAGATAGTGGAATCGTAGCTGCTCGCCTTAAAGCAATCAAACATTGGCTTCTGAACCACTCTCAACATTTGAACTTCTTCACAATCTTAGTGCTTGCTTCG GTGCCAAATCCTCTATTTGACCTTGCTGGCATTATGTGTGGACAATTTGGGGTTCCATTTTGGAAGTTTTTTCTGGCGACACTGATTGGAAAAGCGATTGTTAAAACTCACATACAG ACGGTGTTCATTATTTCTGTTTGCAACAATCAACTTCTTAACTGGATAGAGAATGAGTTGATCTGGGTACTCGGCCTTGTACCAGGTTTCGATTCTGCATTGCCTGACCTCACAGCAAAACTCCAtgcaatgaaagaaaaatatatggcACCTGCACCTCCTGCATCCGCAGATATAAAG GTCAAAAAATGGGATTTCTCGTTTACTGGAATCTGGAACACTGTTGTATGGCTCATGCTCTTGAACTTCTTTTTTAAGATTGTGAATGCAACTGCTCAGATGTATCTGAAAAAACAGCAGGAAAAGGAGCTAGCTGCATTGACAAATAGGGCATCAGCTTCGACGCATTCAGATTAG